The Heptranchias perlo isolate sHepPer1 chromosome 3, sHepPer1.hap1, whole genome shotgun sequence region ATAACGAATACAACCTTATGGGATAAATTTTACAAATTAGCAGAGCTTCGCACAACGGGAGCACAGACCAGAAATCCAGATGTTCTGACCACTGCCCTTGAATTCCTAGTATGCACAGCTGCATTGGGAATTGTAAAATGTACCCCATAAGAGCCGGGGACAAACCAACTCACAGAAGCTGAACAAGCACCAAACAAAGGAGGTTCCAAACCAAGATCCCAGAAGGCctccaggagagggagagagagagaaacaaaaagattAAAGCAGTAAAGGCCACAAATATCAGAACAAGGGCAGAGGATCGCCCCAGACAGGGCAAGATGCAGAACACCCAACAACTCCAGCCTCAAGCAATCCAATTATGGAAATCCCTGGGGAGTTAATCGGGAGCTCCGCGGTCAAGCAGTGTCAAGTTGCATTCATTGCATAACAGTGCAGGGGAAGTTAGCACTATTGCCAGTGTCATCTTTGTGATTGTTTTATCTCtgctgggagagggagaaaatgggCACGCAGCACTTGATGACTCAGttcaggggggtaattttgattttgtgtgATAGTAATAGCAATTCGGCAGTCCatcttacatctctcccgatttttatttccatagttttacactatcacacaaagtcaaaattaccctctgtGAGTAAGTACACTACCTGGTGTgccactaagccatacagaccaggagggcCATAGATTCAATCCATTTTCTGTGCTGATTTTGCTGTGTTTATCCACAGCACTACAATTGGACTCTCAGTGTCTCTCAATAGAGGAAAATGGCAAAGATTCTTGCCACTGATCACTAATCAGAAATGAATATGTAGATGGTGGACGAGAACAGCTTTGAACCCAGTTATTATCCAGGCGAACACACAGCTACATCAACAAGGAATGAGAAGGCTGCTGCTGTTGCCCATGGTTACCCCTGCACGTGTTCCCACTTTCGACAGCGCAGTATtaaatcagatgggggaggggtaAAGAGGGATAAGGCTTTAGGTATAGTTAAGCACAGCTTGGAGTGTaatcaagtggggggggggggaaaaatcaGATAGGGGGTCCAGGGAAAGAAAAATATAAAGTGATAAAACAATCTACGATGCATCTGGCAATGATTATACTGCTCCATTATCTCCCTGACCCAAGTATCTGAGGTGATCCATCTTCATGGTGTCACATGATGTTGCCTgcatccctcctcttcccccggcCTAATAGAGCATTTAGATTTCCGCCCACTCCTCCAAATCCTCCCCAATCCCAATCCATTTTCCTGAGTCTACACGAAAGATGCGCACCTGGCAACATTTCCACCATCAATAGGGAGCCCAGCGGTGCTGGCAAGGGCCTGCATATAGATAACTAATTCCCTGGTATACTGCTTTATGGACTTGACAGGAGTTCTAAAAGGACCATTGACAAATATCCTACATGAGCACTTGAACAGGGTGACTCATATTGTGAGGGTGCAATCTAGCTTCTAGAAACATGATTCACATATCCTTGAGGATTCACTATCTTCTCTCATAGACCTCTTAATTTAATTGTTAAAGAGCCTTTTACAACTAATGAGCTTGGTCTGCAGGTTCATGAGGAGACTAAAGATACACAGCCAAGGATAAAAAGTTAATCATGACCTTACAGACCTCCAAATTAGATCCAAGATGACCAATGTGGTCTTTGAGGTTTTCCTCCAAAGATAGAAGTGGGTCTTTAGCAGGTACATGGAGAGCCAGACAGATTATGAGAACTCTTCTGGGCCAAAATCCTCCAAGTTGATATGGTGGCAGGCGTCTTTCATCTGCAGAGCTCCCTATGTAAAGACCCTATTGTCCCACGAGTATAATGGCTCTATTCTAGCCTAGGATAGAAGTTTCTACTCTGAGGGGTGCTTATCAGTCATAGGTTGTTCTTGGTTAAGGCTGTGCCTCACTCCTGTACTAGTGGTCCACAAAGAAGCTCCCTGTGCAAACTGTGCTTAAGTAGGAGGGCCACCTTTGagttgaagggaatgaatgtccCAGCTCAAGTCTAAAACGACTTGGGTATCAAAGATAGGTCCTCCTCCTACTTCGTCATTAGATTGGGGAAACTAAACTCCATCACCTCATGCAGGATGGGTGGGGTGCCTTggggttaattttaaattttggcGATCGTGTAAAACGGCATATTGGATTGGTCGCCCAATGTATACTCCACCCGAGTTTCTTTTCCATTTGAGGTTTTACACCATcgtcaaaagttaaaattactccccccATGACTCTTTAGTCAGTGAAGCCTTAAGAATTATATGGACAACAATGGTTGGAAGTCAATGACCGTACTCGAATAGCGTCATGGGCCAACGTATATCACTGAGAGCTAAACTGCAGGAAAAGTCATCAAATTCTAATCCAGTTTCTGGAGCAGAAAGAAATACAATAATATCCCACAAGTGAAAAATACAATAATATCCCACTGTGAGCCCTAGGAATAGGGGAACTAGGGTCGGAACTAAAGACTCTTATACTTGTAATAATCTCCATTAAAATAAGATTTTAAAAGTTAATAAAGAACTTAAAATGTATTGAACAAATTGTTCACTCATCCACTGATAAACATAATACATACCAGAACCACAGATTCTCGCAAACCATGAGGACAACTTTTAGAAATCACTATGAATTCATCGCTCACGGTTTTACAAAGGTTTCCTCAGTTCTGAAATAAAATGTAAATTCCACTGGTCCCCATTCTATATTCTGATCAAGAATTGATGAAGATATCCTAATATTCATGATTAATAAATGAAATCGAGGTACAGGTTGAAAAAAATTCAAATCCTCTCTTTATAAAATAAACATCTGAAAAGTTATCTAGGTGATATTTAGATTACTGTCTGGTATATCTCATTCTTTGAATGTTGTTCATTTTCCATATACCAATCGACTGGCCCAATAGTCAATCGTGGGACATGGAGAGGTAAATTTTCCTCGATTTCAATGGGATGTACATTGGATGGGTTCTCGATCTGCTCCACTGATgcggtgaagacaaaaatttaccctAGATTAAATTTTAGAGTTTAGTGTTCCTGCCGTAGAGCTTTACACAACAggagtgcatattggaaattttCTGTGCACCCTATTCACAGCTTCATCATTTTGTGTCATCTAATTTTAATTGATGGAAAACCGTTCATACGCCAAATCGGATGTgtgcctgaattcccaatataCAATCCCACCATAAGAAGCTCTAAGCCCTAAAATTTAAGCTAAGGTTTCAAAGTGGTAGGCTTTGTAATCCATTATATGAAATAAGCCGATACGCTGGAAAGCCTCATGTCATTTTGCTCTTGGTTTATTATATGATCAGATGGGTACCTTGTAATTCATGCCCAGCCATCCACTGTCTTCATTAAATCTCCAAGCTATCCAAACCAAAGAAATGAGCAGAAAGGCTGGAGCTGGTGATGGATAAACTACATTTAAAGAGTGAGGGAGATCATACTAAACttctttattcattcactcaTCCTCCAagtatcaatggatgttattacAGCGGTGCTCAAAATACTATGTGGCCAAAACTATGATTttctctcaacaacaacttgcatttatatagtgcctttaaacttagtaaaacgtcccaaggcgttatcagacaaaatttgacccagagccacataagaagatattaggacaggtaatcaaaagcttggtcaaagaggtaagttttatggagcgtcttaaaggagaagagagaagtggagaggcagagagatttgagGTGGAAATTCTAGAGTTTAGGCCGAGACAGTTTaaggcaaggctgccaatggtggggtgaaggaaattgaGGATTCAACACTGTTGAAATCATTGGTTTGTGAAGGTTAAATAAATAAGGAAGAATGCAACATTAAGAGTAGGTTTATTCCCCAATGTATACACCTATCGGGGTATTGTTAGTACTTACAAGAAGATTTTCTGGTTTCAAATCTCTGTGTACAATGTTCTTGCTGTGGATGTATGCTAATGCATCGCAAAGGTTGTCCATCATAAGTGAAGCATTGTATTCTGTAAATTTAACACTTTCTGTAATTGCATCAAATAGGTCTCCTCCATGAATGTACTCCATAATGAGGTATATCGCACCCTCAGTCTCAAACTCCTCAATGAACCTCACAATATTAGGATGAGAAAGGCTCCTTACAATTGCAATCTCATTTTCAATCATAATCTCTTTTCCTTTTAACTTGAATTTATCAATGATTTTCACTGCATATTCGTATTCTGTATTCTTAAGCCTGCATTCTTTTACTAAAGCAAAGTTACCATCTCCGATAGTTCTGCCAATTTCATAATAACGCTCAATTTCTCTTTGAGGTTTTGATCGTTGTGGTCTTGATACAAGTACCTCTGTTTTTCCAGTGTGAATGCTATTGTCTTTTCTGATTACAGGTTGTTTCATTCTAATAGTTTTCACAGGTTGCTTTTGAGTTTCTTTGTCTTCTTTATCTCCCCGTATTTGTTCTTCCTCATTCCTTGACTTTTCATGACTACAGCAGCATTTtcttgtattctcttgccttgcaTTTTTACAGACTTCATCTCCTATACTATGCAGTTTATCTTCTGCATCCCATTGGTGGTCCTCTATTTGTCCTTGTCGTCTTTCAGGCTCCACTTTCTCCCATCTGTCTATTTCTTCTTCCTCTTTAATTTTCTTCTGTCCCCTCCTTATATTCTTCAGTGGCTGCTCTCCTTCAGTATCGCATATATTTTCTTTCCATCTACTTCTGTTTCTTGCTTCCTCTCTCCTTTCTATTTCTTTAACCTCATATTGCATTTTTTGTTCACCAGTGATCTCTTTTCTATCTTCTTCCCATTCAGGTCCTCCTATCTGAAACATCAtgatttcttttgttcttttacATTCACTTTCACATGTTCCTGCATCCTTTTCAATTTCTCTTTTCTCCTCTTTTTGTTTGTGCTTCTTCTCCTTTTTGTTGATTTGGCACTTCTCCATTTCTTCTTTGTCCCCGTCAAAGCTTCTATGCTTCTTCTGCTGCCGTGCTTTCTCAGCCAGCTCTCTGCGCTCTCTTTCCCACCTCTCCTGTTCCCATTTCCGAGCCTTCTCTCTTTCCTGTTGTCCCACTCTGGCTCTGACTTCTTCCATTTTTTTGGCAATTTGTCTTTCAGATGGGGCAGCCTCATTATGCTTGGGCAGCTCAGTACGATCAAACTTGGCCGTAGCCTTTAATCCCTTATCATTGTATCTATGGTAAGGTTTCTCAGACAGACACCAGTGTCGCTGGATCAAGCTTCGGGCACAAGGACCATTGGGATAGAGTTCTCTCAAGGCTTTCTGTACATCAGTTATAGTTAGCTGCTCTCTCCCAGCAGCAATAAACACATCATCTCCTCTGTAGAAGTCAGAAACACTTCTCACTTCTTTCCCTTTCAAAGTGTAGAGTTTCTTCACACATTCATTTTTGCCATGGAGATGACCCAAAGCTTCTGCGATATCACCAACAAGTTGCTCGAACGTCTGTGTGCAACGTCTGTTCAAAAGAATGGTCACCTTCTTGTGCGGATGCCCTCCTGCTTTTATCACCGTCATTATCCTAGGCTTTGCAGGACTGATCTCTGAATGGACAACATGACAGCAGCTCCTTTTATCAGTGAGTCTATTGGAACTGTCTGCTCCTGGCAATGACTTTCCAAAAGTGCCTCGTCCTATGGGTGGATATGTGGCCTGCAGGTTATGTTCCTGGGGCTCACTGTTTAAGTCGTGAAATGAAGCTTGTTtgtctgaaaaaaaaattaagcaattTAATCTGTGAAGTATTGCACTAACtgttttcaaaaattaaaatcaGAAAAACTCCTACAGATTAACACTTCCCAGCAAGATTGCCCGCAATGTAAGTGAACTAAAGGGAGCTGAACAGATAACTATAATATTCCTTTGTATGGTGTTAAGGGACTGGGAAAGGAGGGCGATTCCACACGTTGGTTATTTAAGGTTTTAATACATCTATGTGTCATCAAATGCGATGAATATATGAACCTTCCTCTCAGCATGTCACGCTGCCCAACATCCATTAACTTTAACAAACTGTTCTGAACCTTAAGCCTGGAATCAGCCTCTTGACTCTATCAGAAGAAACTTTGCAACAATGCAGCAGGTGTTAGTTGTCTGTGGTGCTGATCAGGCAGGCGGTGGGCTGCATCTGCACCGTATGCCCAATGACATCAGTGGGAGTTCGTGACTGGGTCTCATCTAAACAATGGAGGAGAGATGCCAGCATTAATCGTGCCATTTATAACCAGCCCGCTGCTTGGGTGAGCAAGAAATCGGTGGACccacagctcttaaaggggagggaAAGTTTTCAGTGGTGGTGAGTGAACAGCGCATCACTCAGGCAGCACGAAAAATGACGGCGGCCAGCAGGCTCCAATTATCAGATACTGTCATGGAAGTCCTCATGGAGCAAGCGAAGACCAGGAAGGAAGTCCTGTTTCCTTTGGATGGGCAACGGGTGCACTGGCCAGTTAGCCAGCATTAGTGGAGAAAGGTGGCTGGACAGGTCAATGCCAGAGCAAGGTTCGTAGAACCTGGCGgcaatgcaggaagaaatttaatgaccttaccagaATTGCGGAGGCAAGACTCCTCTTCACATCTCTTACTTTCTCGACAGCCCTACAAACACCAGACTTTGGCCCCAGCACCAGcaatccttccctccctcacttcacTGGTCTCCCCTTCAATCACAATGGGACACTTCACTACACCTTCTTCCGCTTCCACTCACACACAAAACACCTGCTACTGCCCTCACTatggtttcccctcttctccagacctgctgcttcttcctctcagCATGCACACTACATTACGTTGTCTCACACATCTTCGCAACCCTTCAACGGGGTACTCACTAACTcactcttcttgcaggagaaattgGCACAAAATCAGAGGGAGACCTCAATAATAGGAAGCGGTTCAGCCACATTGCAAATTTGGACTCCAATGGAGTAGGCAGTCATCGACATCTTTAGCAGAAAGAGGGCGTACCACACTGAAGTTGGCAAGCTttgaggccacgcatagcagggtATTTAGGAATTATCCCTTCTAGCttacatattcacacacacagcgTGGCAACTAGGACTGCATTGCACTGCTACTCTTCTGCTACTGGTTACCCTTGCCACTACATGCCAATCCTTGTCCATCTGCCTTTCATCTCGGTCCTTCAGACATCTCAGGCTATGTAGCTGCACAGGTGGAGCGGGACAACCGTCCCGAAGATGTAATGTCACTTGCtcattatttattcgttcatgggatgtgggcgtcgctggcgcggccggcatttattgccccatccctaattgcccttgagaaggtggtggtgagccgccttcttgaaccgctgcagtccgtgtggtgacggttctcccacagtgctgttaggaagggagttccaggattttgacccagcgatgatgatggaacggcgatatatttccaagtcgggatggtgtgtcgaagaagccttggcgagttgctgcagtgcatcctgtggatggtacacactgcagccacagtgcgccagtggtgaagggagtgaacgtttagggtggtggatggagtgccaatcaagcgggctgctttatcttggatggtgtcgagcttcttgagtgttgttggagctgcactcatccaagcaagtggagag contains the following coding sequences:
- the LOC137306973 gene encoding serine/threonine-protein kinase DCLK3-like gives rise to the protein MTVIKAGGHPHKKVTILLNRRCTQTFEQLVGDIAEALGHLHGKNECVKKLYTLKGKEVRSVSDFYRGDDVFIAAGREQLTITDVQKALRELYPNGPCARSLIQRHWCLSEKPYHRYNDKGLKATAKFDRTELPKHNEAAPSERQIAKKMEEVRARVGQQEREKARKWEQERWERERRELAEKARQQKKHRSFDGDKEEMEKCQINKKEKKHKQKEEKREIEKDAGTCESECKRTKEIMMFQIGGPEWEEDRKEITGEQKMQYEVKEIERREEARNRSRWKENICDTEGEQPLKNIRRGQKKIKEEEEIDRWEKVEPERRQGQIEDHQWDAEDKLHSIGDEVCKNARQENTRKCCCSHEKSRNEEEQIRGDKEDKETQKQPVKTIRMKQPVIRKDNSIHTGKTEVLVSRPQRSKPQREIERYYEIGRTIGDGNFALVKECRLKNTEYEYAVKIIDKFKLKGKEIMIENEIAIVRSLSHPNIVRFIEEFETEGAIYLIMEYIHGGDLFDAITESVKFTEYNASLMMDNLCDALAYIHSKNIVHRDLKPENLLVQHKADGSAVLKLADFGLALKVTEPIFTVCGTPTYVAPEILSETGYGLEVDMWATGVILYILLCGFPPFRSLERDQEELFEIIQLGEYEFLSPYWNNISDGAKDLISKLLVVNPRNRYTAQQVLRHSWIWSAGKGNTRNLQREVSMNIEQHFRSCRRQEILNSAT